In Spirochaetota bacterium, the genomic window TCTTTCGGACATTGATACCCCGGATGATCTTCCGGGCAAGCGAGGCGGCATCCAGGCCGTGGAGCCGGAAAAGCTCCCGCATGGTTCCATGTTCGATGAAGCGGTCGGGGAAGCCTGCGGCGAAAAGCATGCGCTGTCGCAGATCGCGATGTATGCCCGAGAGTATGTGTTCGCCGATCCCGCCCAGCATATATCCGTTTTCGAGTGTAACGAAAAAGCGCGTTTCGGCCGCGGCCCTCTCGATCTTTTTAAGGTCGAGTGGCTTTATGCTGAGGAGGTTGAGCACCGTCGCCGAAATTTCGTTCTGTTTGAGTATCCCGGCGGTTTCGAGCGCGATCGGCACCATGTCACCTACGGCGATCAGCGCCACATCCCTTCCGGTGGCAAGGCGTTTCGCCCGACCCGGTTCAAAGCGATCGTGTACGGCGATGTCGATTGCTCCCGATTCATCGTGCCCCCTGGGAAAGCGAATGGCGACCGGCCCGGTGCCGTGTTCGGCGGCGAAGTACAGCATATCCCGAAGCTCCGTGCCATTGGAAGGGGCGAGGTAAATGAAATTAGGGATGTTTCTGATAATGCCGATGTCCGAGAGGCCATGGTGCGTTTCCCCGTCCTCGCCGACAATACCCGCCCTGTCCACAAGCAGGCGCACCGGCTGGGCGGTGACCGCCACGTCGTGGATGACCTGGTCCACGGCGCGCTGGAGGAAGGACGAATAAATGGACACGAACGGCTTGAACCCCTTGGACGCGAGCGCCGAGGCGAAGGTGACGGCGTGTTGTTCGGCGATACCGACGTCGAAAAATCTCTCCGGGGCCTGTTTCTCGAACTCGTAAAGCCCGGTACCCATCTTCATGGCCGCGGTAATGGCCACCACCCTGCGGTCGCGCCGCGCAATCTCGGCCAGTGTCTTACCCACGATCTCCGAGTACGCGATGGAGTCCCGCTTCGGCGTTTTTCCGGTTTGTTTATCAAACGGGCCGATGCCGTGGAAGGTGGCCGGGTCCTTTTCCGCCGGGGCATAGCCCTTCCCCTTGCGGGTGATGACGTGGACGATCTTGGGGCCGTTGTCGATGTTTTTTACGCCGCGCAGCACCTCGAGAAGAAGAGAAAGGTTGTGCCCGTCGACCGGGCCGAAATAGCGGATGCCCAGTTCCTCGAAGAAGCTGCCCGGCACGAAGAAACCCTTTACGCGCGCCTCCTGCCTGTAGAAGAAATCGTAGAGCTTCTTACCGTGGCGCGGGACTCTTTTTATAATCGCATACGAGCGCCGGCGCAGCCGGTTGTAGAGCGGCGCGGTGATTATCCGCAACAGGTACTCCGACAGCGCACCAACGTTCTTCGAGATGGAGTGCTCGTTGTCGTTGAGAATGATGATGATGTCTTTCTTCAAATGGCCGATCTGGTTGAGCGCCTCGAAGGCCATGCCGCCGGTCATTGAGCCGTCGCCGATGACGGGAAGGATCTTGTATTTCTCGTTGCGCAGGTCCCTGCCCACGGCCTCGCCGAGGGCGAGCGAGAGGCTGGTGCTGCTGTGCCCGGTATTGTAGGTATCGAAGGGCGATTCCGATATCTTCGGAAAGCCGCTCAGGCCACCGAGTTTCCTGAGGCTCGCGAATTCGGCGCTCCTTCCGGTGATGATTTTGTGCGCGTAGCTCTGGTGTCCAACGTCCCAGATGATGCGGTCGACGGGCGTGTTGAAAACATGGTGCAGCGCGAGCGTGATCTCGACCACTCCAAGAGAGGAAGCCAGGTGGCCGCCGTTCTTCGAGACCACGTCGATGATCAGTTCGCGAACCTCGGCGGCGAGCCTTCCCAGGCCCGTCGCGTCGAGTTTCCGTATTTCCGATAAACGTTCAATCATGTCGTTCGGTACGCCCGCGGTATCATCCCCGTGGAGCTCTCTTGCCGCCGGCAGGCGTCCCCGCCGGCCCCTCATAGGTGCGAGTGCTTCGTCTATACAAACAAATTGGGTTATTTTTCAAGCAATATTCTTTCGACCGCCGCCGTTCTCCCTCCGTCGGAAAACCGGAACACGACGCCGTTGAGCTTCTCGTTTCCCGTGGCGACGTCGTACTTGACTCTTGTAAGGCGCAGAAAACGCTGGACCGATTTGCCCGTGTCCATGCCGATCACCGAGTTGAACGAACCGCTCATGCCGATGTCGGTGATATAGCCCGTTCCGCCCGGCAGTATCTCCTCGTCGGCCGTCTGTACGTGGGTGTGGGTGCCGAACACCGCCGACGCCCTACCGTCCACGTACCAGCCGAATGCACGCTTCTCCGAGGTCGCTTCCGCGTGAAAGTCCACGATAAGTATATCGGCTTTCCCCGCGACGTCCAGAAATATCCTGTCGAATCCTCTGAAGGGACAGTCGAGCGGCGCCATGTGTACGCGTCCCATCAGGTTCACTACGCAGACCTTCTTTGCGCCCTCGCGAGACTCGAAAATGCCGTACCCGCGGCCGGCGACCCCTAACGGATAATTGTCCGGCCGAAGAAAACGGGGCTCCGAGTCGATGACCTTTTCGATCTCCTTGTTGTCCCACACGTGGTTGCCGGTGGTGATGACGTCGATGCCGAGGGACAACAACTCCCCGACTGCCGCGGGGGTTATGGCGTTTCCACCGGAGGCGTTCTCCCCGTTGGCGATTACGAAGTCGGCACCGTAGCGCTCCCGAAGCGTCGCAAGGCCGTCCCTGACGATCGACCGCCCGGGTTTTCCCACGATGTCCCCTATGGCGAGGATGGTGAATTGTTTATCCATGGTGTATCATCGATAAGAACGCGGGGCGCACGGTGAAGGCGCGGATTCAAATCCGGGCCTTCACCGTACGCCCCGCGAACATTCATTTCGCGTATTCGACGATCCTGGTCTCGCGGATGACGGTCACCCGCACGATGCCCGGATATTTGAGCTCGGACTCGATCTTCTGAGCGATCTCGCGCGCCAGGATTTCGGCCCGCTCGTCGGTGACCGTCTCGTTGGCCACCAGCACCCGAAGCTCGCGCCCGGCCTGTATGGCGTAGCACTTGTCGACGCCCTTGAATCCCGAGGCGATCGCCTCCAGGTTCTCAAGCCGCTTGACGTAGGTGTCGAGCGACTCGCGGCGCGCACCCGGCCTCGATGCCGAAATTGCGTCGGCGACCTGTATGAGCACGGCCTCGAAGGTTTCCGGCTCCTTGTCGAAGTGGTGCGAGGCGATAATGTTGACCACCTTGTCCGACTCGCCGAACTTGCGGGCCATCTCGGCGCCCACGACGGCGTGCGCCCCCTCGCCCTCCACGACGCTCCCCTTGCCGATGTCGTGCAGAAGCCCCGATCTCTTGGCGAGCATCACGTCGAGTTGGAGCTCGCCCGCCATGATTCCGGCGAGGTTGGCGACCTCCTTGCTGTGCGAAAGGATGTTCTGCCCGTAGCTCGAGCGGTAGCGGAGCTTGCCCACGTGGTACAACGCCTCCCTGGCGATTCCCGGAAGGCCCAGTTCGAAGGCGGCTTTTTCGCCCTCCTCGAGCATGTTTTCCTCGAGCTCCTGTGTCACTTTTTCAACGACCTCTTCTATCCGGGCGGGATGTATACGCCCGTTCTGAATCAGCCGCTCGAGCGAGAGCCGTGCTATTTCG contains:
- the dxs gene encoding 1-deoxy-D-xylulose-5-phosphate synthase; protein product: MIERLSEIRKLDATGLGRLAAEVRELIIDVVSKNGGHLASSLGVVEITLALHHVFNTPVDRIIWDVGHQSYAHKIITGRSAEFASLRKLGGLSGFPKISESPFDTYNTGHSSTSLSLALGEAVGRDLRNEKYKILPVIGDGSMTGGMAFEALNQIGHLKKDIIIILNDNEHSISKNVGALSEYLLRIITAPLYNRLRRRSYAIIKRVPRHGKKLYDFFYRQEARVKGFFVPGSFFEELGIRYFGPVDGHNLSLLLEVLRGVKNIDNGPKIVHVITRKGKGYAPAEKDPATFHGIGPFDKQTGKTPKRDSIAYSEIVGKTLAEIARRDRRVVAITAAMKMGTGLYEFEKQAPERFFDVGIAEQHAVTFASALASKGFKPFVSIYSSFLQRAVDQVIHDVAVTAQPVRLLVDRAGIVGEDGETHHGLSDIGIIRNIPNFIYLAPSNGTELRDMLYFAAEHGTGPVAIRFPRGHDESGAIDIAVHDRFEPGRAKRLATGRDVALIAVGDMVPIALETAGILKQNEISATVLNLLSIKPLDLKKIERAAAETRFFVTLENGYMLGGIGEHILSGIHRDLRQRMLFAAGFPDRFIEHGTMRELFRLHGLDAASLARKIIRGINVRKIHEKRHIVRRVSG
- a CDS encoding TIGR00282 family metallophosphoesterase, with the protein product MDKQFTILAIGDIVGKPGRSIVRDGLATLRERYGADFVIANGENASGGNAITPAAVGELLSLGIDVITTGNHVWDNKEIEKVIDSEPRFLRPDNYPLGVAGRGYGIFESREGAKKVCVVNLMGRVHMAPLDCPFRGFDRIFLDVAGKADILIVDFHAEATSEKRAFGWYVDGRASAVFGTHTHVQTADEEILPGGTGYITDIGMSGSFNSVIGMDTGKSVQRFLRLTRVKYDVATGNEKLNGVVFRFSDGGRTAAVERILLEK
- the rny gene encoding ribonuclease Y, producing MSISTLLLVLALPLTGAAGFLARAYIGRVKLNSAEARSHRLVQDAVREAEAKRKELLIEAKDQLLKERNLFEKEMRERRQELQGIEKRLVQKEESLDGKSDQLEKREKTLQQRELENQEKEEELKREQDRHKKELERISGLTTEEAKQLLLKNIENDVRFESIRLINKIEEEAKRTAEKKAKEIVLAAIQRNASDFTSECTITTVSLPSDDMKGRIIGREGRNIRTLENLTGVDMIIDDTPEVVVISGFDPVRREIARLSLERLIQNGRIHPARIEEVVEKVTQELEENMLEEGEKAAFELGLPGIAREALYHVGKLRYRSSYGQNILSHSKEVANLAGIMAGELQLDVMLAKRSGLLHDIGKGSVVEGEGAHAVVGAEMARKFGESDKVVNIIASHHFDKEPETFEAVLIQVADAISASRPGARRESLDTYVKRLENLEAIASGFKGVDKCYAIQAGRELRVLVANETVTDERAEILAREIAQKIESELKYPGIVRVTVIRETRIVEYAK